In Myxococcus stipitatus, the following are encoded in one genomic region:
- a CDS encoding crotonase/enoyl-CoA hydratase family protein, translating to MDAGYKSLRIEKAEGVAEVVLLGPGRGNAMGPDFWREMPEAIRALDADDSVRVVLVRGNGDHFTYGLDLMGMMESLGPLLTGDNNLALERTKLLKLIGEMQQSTEGLARSRKPYIAAVHGWCIGGGMDLIAACDFRYCSRDAKFSLREVKVGIVADLGALQRLPRIIGEGHTRELAYTGGDVDAERALRMGLVNEVFASADELLTQARATARRIAENPPLVVQGAKQVMEYCADKSTADGLRYVAVWNSAFLQSHDLAEAFAAFAERRPGRFQGR from the coding sequence ATGGACGCCGGATACAAGTCGCTGCGCATCGAGAAGGCGGAGGGAGTCGCGGAGGTGGTCCTCTTGGGGCCAGGTCGCGGCAACGCGATGGGCCCCGACTTCTGGCGCGAGATGCCCGAGGCCATCCGCGCGCTCGATGCGGACGACTCCGTGCGAGTCGTACTGGTGCGTGGCAACGGTGACCACTTCACCTACGGCCTGGACCTCATGGGGATGATGGAGTCCCTGGGGCCGCTGCTCACGGGTGACAACAACCTCGCGCTGGAGCGCACGAAGCTCCTGAAGCTGATTGGTGAGATGCAGCAGTCCACCGAGGGGCTGGCTCGCAGCCGCAAGCCGTACATCGCCGCGGTGCATGGCTGGTGCATCGGTGGCGGCATGGACCTCATCGCCGCGTGTGACTTCCGCTACTGCTCGCGCGACGCGAAGTTCTCCCTGCGCGAGGTGAAGGTCGGAATCGTCGCGGACCTGGGGGCGCTCCAGCGTCTGCCTCGCATCATCGGCGAGGGCCATACCCGCGAGCTCGCCTATACCGGTGGCGACGTGGACGCGGAGCGCGCGCTGCGCATGGGGCTGGTCAACGAGGTGTTCGCCTCCGCCGACGAGCTGCTCACCCAGGCCCGCGCCACCGCGCGGCGCATCGCGGAGAATCCGCCGCTGGTCGTCCAGGGTGCCAAGCAGGTCATGGAGTACTGCGCGGACAAGTCCACGGCGGATGGCCTGCGCTATGTCGCCGTGTGGAACTCCGCGTTCCTCCAGTCGCACGACCTCGCGGAGGCCTTCGCCGCCTTCGCCGAGCGCCGGCCTGGTCGATTCCAGGGCAGGTGA
- a CDS encoding prephenate dehydrogenase/arogenate dehydrogenase family protein: protein MTETIGVLGYGRFGRALSGLLSEANLPHRVFDPRLDEVPPKLQAGSLVELASRSSIVILAMPVSGMRAALKELRPHLSPEQFVIDVGSVKVRPVHMLASVLGRDIPWVGTHPLFGPASLARGDARRTVVCPNPLHPEAVRRTRVLFEQLGCSVTEMSPEAHDVLMARTHVLTFFLAHGLVKAGVGKDLPFAPPSFHPVARLEEYARTEVPHLFAVVQAENPYAREARVGLLEALTQLHQGLELASESARDTGAESAPPGLKDVRERIDTVDRELVALLARRAQLVKDAARVKTEHGLPFPDPERESSMLTTRREWASQAGLNTHALDDVFRAVLRVTRDSALEPDEER from the coding sequence ATGACGGAGACCATCGGTGTGCTGGGCTATGGCCGCTTCGGCCGAGCCCTCTCGGGGCTGCTCTCCGAAGCAAACCTCCCGCACCGGGTCTTCGACCCGAGGCTGGATGAGGTTCCGCCGAAGCTCCAGGCGGGCTCGCTCGTGGAGCTGGCCTCTCGCTCCTCCATCGTGATTCTGGCCATGCCTGTCTCGGGCATGCGCGCGGCGCTGAAGGAGCTTCGGCCGCACCTCTCTCCCGAGCAGTTCGTCATCGATGTGGGGAGCGTGAAGGTCCGCCCGGTCCACATGCTCGCCTCCGTGTTGGGACGCGACATCCCGTGGGTGGGGACACATCCGCTCTTCGGCCCCGCCAGCCTCGCGCGAGGTGATGCACGGCGCACCGTGGTCTGTCCGAATCCGCTGCATCCCGAGGCGGTCCGCCGCACCCGCGTGCTGTTCGAGCAGTTGGGGTGCTCGGTGACGGAGATGTCTCCCGAGGCCCATGACGTGCTGATGGCGCGTACGCATGTGCTCACGTTCTTCCTGGCGCATGGGCTCGTGAAGGCGGGAGTGGGGAAGGACCTGCCCTTCGCGCCTCCCAGCTTCCATCCCGTGGCGCGGCTGGAGGAGTACGCGCGCACGGAGGTTCCTCACCTCTTCGCCGTCGTTCAGGCGGAGAACCCGTATGCGCGCGAAGCCCGTGTGGGCCTGCTCGAAGCGCTGACGCAGCTCCACCAAGGGCTCGAGCTCGCATCAGAGTCCGCGCGTGACACTGGAGCAGAGAGCGCTCCGCCCGGGCTCAAGGACGTTCGCGAGCGAATCGACACCGTGGACCGGGAGCTGGTGGCCTTGCTCGCTCGTCGCGCTCAGCTCGTCAAGGACGCGGCGCGGGTGAAGACCGAGCATGGACTTCCGTTTCCCGACCCCGAGCGTGAGTCCTCCATGCTCACGACCCGTCGCGAATGGGCCTCGCAGGCGGGGCTCAACACCCACGCCCTGGACGACGTCTTCCGGGCTGTGCTGCGCGTCACTCGAGACTCCGCGCTCGAGCCCGACGAAGAGCGCTGA
- a CDS encoding U32 family peptidase, with protein MRRRPEILAPAGDLDSMKAALASGADAIYFGLDEGFNARARAENFSLARLPETLALVHRAGARAYLTMNTLVFEPELAVVEDILRRVAAAGVDALIVQDPAIALVARAVCPEMEVHASTQMTISSAEGARFARGLGATRVVVPRELSVAEIARLASETDVELEVFIHGALCMSWSGQCLTSEAWGGRSANRGQCAQSCRLPYDLVVDGETKDLGDVRYLLSPKDLAGVMAVPKLIDIGVHSLKIEGRQKGPQYVATAVTGYRRWVDGLEAGKADAGALRKDLADMTLSYSRGFSHGFFAGSDHQTLVEGRFPKHRGAILGVVDAVDGRDVLVVEDPEGRPWTGGLGQDEAHQRAEGPQGKVSSPLEGDAPMAAELAPRPGMGVVFDNGHPEDKHEAGGPLFRVERHARGWVLGFGNPGPDMSRVAPGQRVWVTSDPSLVKQTEELLAQGEPEGRVPLALTVSGSAGGALVVTGTARGGHVATATSSVMLAAARGGGLDAALLKDKLAALGGTPFHLSGMDTTALAAGLHLPVSELKALRRSLVVELTEKVSRGPVRTVRETSVLEEVRGSRRERVVAAPVPEGARLLPLCRTDEQLEAVIAAGLPEVELDWMELVGLQRAVERAKAAGLRVTIATVRVQKPGEEGYDARIAKLKPDAVLARHWGAMMHFLERPFAPGETRPALHGDFSLNVTNSVTALHLLGLGLDTLTFAHDLDAVQLGAMLEHLPAERFTVTVHHHISTFHTEHCVYSHTLSHGRDYRSCGRPCEKHRLSLRDHKGLEHPVVVDVGCRNTVFNAQAQSAASLVPSLMARGVRRFRVEFVRESREEATRVLGAYQELLAGRISPAEAVRRAAVHEQFGVTKGTMKVLNPTFTVQR; from the coding sequence ATGCGCCGTCGTCCCGAAATCCTCGCCCCCGCTGGAGACCTCGACTCGATGAAGGCCGCGCTGGCCAGTGGCGCGGACGCCATCTATTTCGGCCTGGACGAAGGCTTCAACGCCCGCGCCCGGGCGGAGAACTTCTCGCTCGCCCGCCTGCCAGAGACGCTCGCGCTGGTACACCGCGCGGGTGCTCGCGCGTACCTGACGATGAACACGCTGGTGTTCGAGCCGGAGCTCGCGGTGGTGGAGGACATCCTGCGGCGCGTGGCCGCGGCGGGCGTGGATGCACTCATCGTCCAGGACCCCGCCATCGCGCTGGTGGCTCGCGCGGTGTGCCCCGAGATGGAGGTCCATGCCTCCACGCAGATGACCATCTCCAGCGCGGAGGGCGCGCGCTTCGCTCGCGGGCTGGGTGCGACCCGCGTGGTGGTGCCGCGCGAGCTGTCGGTGGCGGAGATCGCGCGGCTGGCGAGCGAGACGGACGTGGAGCTGGAGGTGTTCATCCACGGCGCGCTCTGCATGTCGTGGAGCGGCCAGTGCCTCACCAGCGAGGCGTGGGGTGGGCGCTCGGCGAACCGGGGACAGTGCGCGCAGTCCTGCCGGCTGCCGTATGACCTGGTGGTGGATGGGGAGACGAAGGACCTGGGCGATGTGCGCTACCTGCTCAGCCCCAAGGACCTGGCGGGCGTCATGGCGGTGCCCAAGCTCATCGATATCGGCGTGCACTCGCTGAAGATTGAAGGCCGTCAGAAGGGGCCGCAGTACGTGGCCACGGCGGTGACCGGTTACCGGCGCTGGGTGGATGGCCTGGAGGCGGGCAAGGCGGACGCGGGCGCGCTGCGCAAGGACCTGGCCGACATGACGCTGTCGTACAGCCGGGGCTTCTCGCATGGCTTCTTCGCGGGCTCGGACCACCAGACGCTGGTGGAGGGGCGCTTCCCCAAGCACCGGGGTGCGATTCTGGGCGTGGTGGACGCCGTCGATGGGCGCGATGTGCTCGTGGTGGAGGACCCGGAAGGACGGCCGTGGACGGGTGGGCTCGGGCAGGACGAGGCGCACCAGCGCGCCGAGGGTCCTCAGGGCAAGGTGTCGTCTCCGCTGGAGGGTGACGCGCCGATGGCGGCGGAGCTGGCGCCTCGCCCGGGCATGGGCGTGGTGTTCGACAACGGGCACCCGGAGGACAAGCACGAGGCGGGCGGGCCGCTGTTCCGTGTGGAGCGGCATGCGCGGGGCTGGGTGTTGGGCTTTGGCAACCCGGGGCCGGACATGTCTCGAGTCGCACCGGGGCAGCGCGTCTGGGTGACGAGTGATCCTTCCCTGGTGAAGCAGACGGAGGAGCTCTTGGCCCAGGGCGAGCCCGAGGGCCGCGTGCCGCTGGCGCTGACGGTGTCGGGCTCGGCGGGAGGTGCGCTGGTGGTGACGGGCACGGCGCGCGGTGGACATGTGGCCACGGCGACGAGCTCGGTGATGCTGGCGGCGGCTCGGGGTGGTGGGTTGGATGCGGCGTTGTTGAAGGACAAGCTGGCGGCGCTGGGTGGCACGCCGTTCCACCTGTCGGGGATGGATACGACGGCGCTGGCGGCGGGGCTGCATCTGCCGGTGTCGGAGCTCAAGGCGCTGCGGCGCTCGCTGGTGGTGGAGCTGACGGAGAAGGTGTCTCGAGGGCCCGTGCGTACGGTGCGCGAGACGTCCGTGCTGGAGGAGGTGCGGGGTTCGAGGAGGGAGCGCGTGGTCGCGGCGCCCGTGCCCGAGGGTGCGCGGCTGTTGCCGCTGTGCCGGACGGATGAGCAGCTCGAGGCGGTCATCGCGGCGGGGTTGCCGGAGGTGGAGCTGGATTGGATGGAGCTGGTGGGGCTCCAGCGCGCGGTGGAGCGGGCGAAGGCGGCGGGGCTGCGCGTGACGATTGCGACGGTGCGAGTGCAGAAGCCGGGCGAGGAGGGCTACGACGCGCGCATCGCGAAGCTGAAGCCGGACGCGGTGCTGGCGCGGCACTGGGGCGCGATGATGCACTTCCTGGAGCGCCCGTTCGCTCCGGGCGAGACGCGGCCCGCGCTGCATGGGGATTTCTCGCTCAACGTCACCAACTCCGTGACGGCGCTGCACCTGTTGGGGTTGGGGTTGGACACGCTGACGTTCGCGCATGACTTGGACGCGGTGCAGTTGGGGGCGATGTTGGAGCACCTGCCCGCCGAGCGGTTCACGGTGACGGTGCATCACCACATCTCGACGTTCCACACGGAGCACTGCGTGTATTCGCACACGCTCTCGCATGGGCGTGACTACCGGAGCTGTGGACGGCCGTGTGAGAAGCACCGCCTGTCCCTGAGAGACCACAAGGGCCTGGAGCATCCAGTGGTGGTGGACGTGGGCTGCCGCAACACGGTGTTCAACGCGCAGGCGCAGAGCGCGGCGTCGCTGGTGCCCTCGTTGATGGCGCGCGGGGTGCGGCGCTTCCGCGTGGAGTTCGTGCGCGAATCGCGCGAGGAGGCCACGCGGGTACTGGGTGCGTACCAGGAGCTGCTCGCGGGCCGCATCTCCCCGGCCGAAGCGGTGCGGAGGGCCGCGGTGCACGAGCAGTTCGGCGTGACCAAGGGGACGATGAAGGTGTTGAACCCCACGTTCACCGTGCAGCGCTGA
- a CDS encoding SDR family oxidoreductase — MADGVFKDGLLAGKVAFISGGSSGINLGIAEAFVKAGAKVAINGRNVEKLEGAVKGLQAHGTAMGVAADVRDYASVEKALQTVRDAYGELDVIVCGAAGNFPAPALGMSSNGFKAVMDIDVLGTFNICRAGFEHLRKPGASVINISAPQAYLPMAMQAHVCAAKAGVDMLTRVLALEWGGTGVRVNAITPGPIEDTEGMRRLAPSEEGHQKLVQALPLQRFGTKADIARMALFLSSDAASFVTGSIMVCDGGQSLLGGAALMAALGM; from the coding sequence ATGGCTGATGGCGTGTTCAAGGACGGGCTGCTGGCGGGCAAGGTGGCGTTCATTTCGGGCGGCAGCAGTGGCATCAACCTCGGCATCGCCGAGGCGTTCGTGAAGGCCGGCGCCAAGGTGGCCATCAACGGGCGCAACGTGGAGAAGCTCGAGGGCGCCGTGAAGGGCCTCCAGGCTCACGGCACCGCCATGGGCGTGGCCGCCGACGTGCGCGACTACGCCTCCGTGGAGAAGGCGCTCCAGACGGTGCGCGATGCCTACGGCGAGCTGGACGTCATCGTGTGCGGCGCCGCCGGCAACTTCCCCGCGCCCGCGCTGGGCATGTCCTCCAATGGCTTCAAGGCCGTGATGGACATCGACGTGCTGGGCACCTTCAACATCTGCCGCGCGGGCTTCGAGCACCTGCGCAAGCCGGGCGCCTCCGTCATCAACATCTCCGCGCCCCAGGCGTACCTGCCCATGGCGATGCAGGCCCATGTCTGCGCGGCCAAGGCCGGCGTGGACATGCTGACCCGCGTGCTGGCGCTCGAGTGGGGCGGCACGGGCGTGCGCGTCAACGCCATCACCCCGGGTCCCATCGAGGACACGGAGGGCATGCGCCGGCTCGCTCCCAGCGAGGAGGGGCACCAGAAGCTCGTGCAGGCCCTGCCGCTCCAGCGCTTCGGCACCAAGGCGGACATCGCGCGGATGGCGCTCTTCCTGTCCTCGGACGCCGCGTCCTTCGTCACGGGCTCCATCATGGTGTGTGACGGCGGCCAGTCCCTGCTGGGTGGCGCCGCGCTCATGGCCGCGCTCGGCATGTAG
- a CDS encoding lamin tail domain-containing protein has product MSVSLPPSARFLGLAVLCLGLLVGCGEESKPRPLGPRPLMPDATRSTVSLSPGRELQPDGEDRGHITVTVLGDDGAPMVGRTVTVAVSGEGNTVAQAQEKTDARGVATASVVSTRSGAKRVTASVSAEGGAVVLASQPSFTFAAQRATQLLFTGMVRDATAGSVLSGLEVRFADDSRRTVPGAGEQVVLSLVAGPGQAVLEGTLTAMPVDGVARFPEVVLKKAGAGFQLRASAAGVTDALTAAFTVAPGVAASLEITGLESNAVAGAPRSARVTVRDAFSNVATNYTGTLALSVSDVMATAPTSHAFTAGDAGGFTFSGIILKRAGRHEVTVQDPSRPTLSARRSVGVFAGEAAVLSMARVPASASVATVLPALSVTLEDAFGNVAPVGAPRVALSLVESGTLSGVREVAPVDGVASFTQVRVDSEGEFHLRATATGLAAVNSSTAITIVDDVPPSRPVLSLGTLGANSAQVNWVAVGDDGDLGTATSQELRYSRQPILTVADFNAATPVSVNAPQLAGTAESAVVPNLLPDQTYYVALRVADNKGNFALSASLMVQTVNNDVRELRFDPLPASGTAGAVFATVRVSLRNASGQVVDSATTPVTLSLEGGHGFVPIQVSAVAGVAVFENVRVDRAGTHRFEASGNALTQPSATFVINAAQVARLAVTGLVGPVVAGQSQILDVSAQDAFGNLVRGYVGTVTFTSNDPQATLPANYTFLPTDAGRQVFPGVKLVTSGTRRVTVTDTANAQLTGFVEVEVTSGAANRLVLSGLPADVAAGSTHALTLRVQDSFGNLVTGYTGEVLFASDDPQATLSATSHVFTPVDAGQYSFQATLKSSGTRAVNATEARSGGLTVALSTQVAPGPAVALSVQLSSTSPTAGQGVTATVTLSDVFGNRASGYRGTLNLQVNNDPGATGLGDYTFTALDAGQHVFNVMFARAQSTVLTATDTQQPTLTGAESVSVGAGPLFALSVAPVAAPVTAGEPQSFLVSARDRYDNLVRSYAGTVTPTTTDSRAVVPSAHTYGAGDQGAYSFSFTLKTAGAQTATFTDGSLNVSAPVTVVPGPVNKLSFVDNALTGFARQVLAPVRVVVEDAFGNRVTVNPPAVTLTLYGGGVLSGTTTLTPVAGVAEFTTLSVADEGAYVLNATVALPDVSIASVALNISDNQAPSGVASLEATVLGGGVVRLRWLATGDDGMQGQAASYELRYSETPITEANLPSATSVPTGTPGLPGAQEQVEVPNLVEGQTYHFAIRVMDGAGNTSVLTSTSVRLPSVCDNHVCAPQAATCSASGVERVTYAASCVVVSGSPTCEYTPTSTPCMGVNGVCFQGTCGTAAAPAVGQLAISEVMSSPSAGTTKYIELTSTSDQMLNINGLSLMYTGASTGTVSVDKGAGAAVVLPPRGTYVLASNADTATNGGVAADLGYGATLDLGASGQLSLRVNGVPLDDITYDATFPQVPGRSMNLSSAIVGTSASRHAWYWCASSAVLSGGDRGSPGLPNETCGVAIPASVDFCAIHSPKLFPTAILAESSNPVLGRVRATEVTTRNTAGNDSFPYLVAELGFGEAVLEPTDWTWVSAIPNASYAAAGGAEDEVTAMLQIPIQGSYRYGFRFRFTQGPASAQQWVYCDQNGKVPEGGPATYGTVTVNPAFPVANHVVISEISTHSSASQQNDFVELYNPTNQDVNLGGLMLQYKAATSGSFGNTFTIPAGKLIRARGYFLIGVNSYSGSVAADATWTTGGVDLVGSATGGGHVRFGQTLTGTAVVLDTVGWGTANVPEGTAAPRQTDSNGSIERKARPTSTTATMAATGADALRGNGSDTDNNSSDFVTRATRQPQNSSSLVEVP; this is encoded by the coding sequence ATGTCCGTAAGCCTTCCTCCGTCAGCCCGGTTCCTCGGGCTGGCCGTCCTGTGCCTGGGTCTGCTGGTGGGCTGTGGCGAAGAGTCGAAGCCGCGTCCGCTGGGGCCGCGTCCGTTGATGCCGGACGCGACCAGGTCCACGGTGTCCCTGTCCCCCGGCCGCGAGCTGCAGCCGGACGGCGAGGACCGGGGACACATCACCGTCACGGTGCTGGGGGATGACGGCGCGCCGATGGTGGGTCGCACGGTGACGGTGGCGGTCTCCGGTGAAGGCAACACGGTGGCGCAGGCCCAGGAGAAGACCGACGCGCGAGGTGTCGCCACGGCCTCCGTCGTCTCCACGCGCTCGGGCGCCAAGCGGGTGACGGCCTCGGTCTCCGCGGAGGGTGGCGCGGTGGTGCTGGCCTCCCAGCCGTCGTTCACGTTCGCCGCGCAGCGGGCCACCCAGTTGCTGTTCACCGGGATGGTGCGTGACGCGACGGCGGGTTCGGTCCTCTCGGGTCTGGAGGTGCGCTTCGCGGACGACTCGAGGCGAACCGTCCCGGGGGCCGGGGAGCAGGTGGTGCTGTCGCTCGTGGCGGGGCCGGGACAGGCCGTGTTGGAGGGCACGCTCACGGCGATGCCCGTGGATGGCGTGGCGCGCTTCCCGGAAGTGGTGCTGAAGAAGGCGGGGGCGGGCTTTCAGCTCAGGGCCTCGGCGGCGGGGGTGACGGATGCATTGACGGCGGCCTTCACCGTGGCTCCTGGAGTGGCGGCCTCGTTGGAGATCACGGGGCTGGAGTCCAATGCCGTGGCGGGTGCGCCGCGCTCGGCGCGGGTCACGGTGCGAGACGCCTTCTCCAACGTGGCCACGAACTACACCGGGACGCTGGCCCTCTCGGTCTCGGACGTGATGGCCACGGCGCCCACGTCCCATGCCTTCACCGCGGGGGACGCGGGAGGTTTCACCTTCTCCGGCATCATCCTCAAGCGGGCGGGGCGCCATGAGGTCACTGTCCAGGACCCGAGCCGCCCGACGCTGAGCGCCCGGCGGTCCGTGGGGGTGTTCGCGGGAGAGGCCGCCGTGCTGTCGATGGCCCGCGTGCCCGCGAGTGCCTCGGTGGCCACGGTGCTACCCGCGCTGTCCGTGACGCTCGAGGACGCGTTCGGCAACGTGGCCCCCGTGGGCGCGCCCCGGGTGGCGCTCTCCTTGGTGGAGTCGGGCACGCTCTCCGGGGTGCGGGAGGTGGCGCCGGTGGACGGCGTGGCCTCTTTCACGCAGGTGCGCGTGGACTCGGAGGGTGAGTTCCACCTGCGCGCCACCGCGACGGGGCTTGCGGCGGTGAACAGCAGCACGGCCATCACCATCGTGGACGACGTGCCACCCTCGAGGCCCGTGTTGTCCCTGGGCACGTTGGGGGCGAACTCGGCGCAGGTGAACTGGGTGGCCGTGGGCGATGACGGAGATCTGGGGACGGCGACGTCGCAGGAGCTGCGCTATTCGCGTCAGCCCATCCTCACCGTCGCGGACTTCAACGCGGCCACGCCCGTGAGCGTGAATGCGCCCCAACTGGCGGGCACCGCCGAGTCCGCGGTGGTACCGAACCTGCTGCCGGACCAGACGTACTACGTCGCGCTGCGGGTGGCGGACAACAAGGGCAACTTCGCGCTCTCCGCGAGCCTCATGGTGCAGACGGTGAACAACGACGTGCGGGAGCTGCGCTTCGACCCGCTGCCCGCGAGCGGCACCGCGGGCGCTGTGTTTGCCACCGTGCGAGTGTCCCTCCGGAACGCGTCCGGGCAGGTGGTGGATTCGGCCACCACGCCGGTGACGTTGTCGCTCGAGGGCGGCCATGGCTTCGTGCCCATCCAGGTCTCCGCCGTCGCGGGTGTGGCCGTCTTCGAGAACGTGCGCGTCGACCGCGCGGGCACCCATCGCTTCGAGGCCAGCGGCAACGCGCTGACTCAGCCGAGCGCCACGTTCGTCATCAACGCGGCGCAGGTGGCGCGGCTCGCCGTCACCGGTCTGGTGGGGCCCGTGGTCGCGGGACAGTCGCAGATTCTCGACGTGTCGGCGCAGGACGCCTTCGGCAACCTCGTCCGGGGCTACGTGGGCACGGTGACCTTCACCTCCAACGACCCTCAGGCCACGCTGCCGGCCAACTACACCTTCCTGCCGACAGACGCGGGGCGCCAGGTGTTCCCCGGCGTGAAGCTGGTCACCTCCGGCACGCGCCGGGTGACCGTGACGGATACCGCCAACGCTCAGCTGACGGGCTTCGTGGAGGTCGAGGTGACGAGCGGCGCCGCGAACCGTCTGGTGCTGTCGGGACTGCCGGCGGACGTGGCGGCGGGGAGCACCCATGCGTTGACGCTCCGGGTGCAGGACTCGTTCGGAAACCTCGTCACGGGTTACACGGGCGAGGTCCTCTTCGCATCGGACGACCCACAAGCCACGCTGTCCGCGACGTCGCATGTCTTCACCCCGGTGGACGCGGGTCAGTACTCCTTCCAGGCGACGCTGAAGAGCTCGGGCACGCGTGCTGTCAACGCGACGGAGGCTCGCAGCGGCGGATTGACGGTCGCGCTGAGTACACAGGTGGCGCCAGGCCCCGCGGTGGCGCTGTCGGTGCAGTTGTCCTCGACCTCGCCCACGGCCGGGCAAGGGGTGACGGCCACGGTGACGCTGTCGGATGTGTTTGGTAACCGTGCATCCGGTTACCGGGGCACGTTGAACCTTCAGGTGAACAACGACCCGGGTGCCACCGGGCTTGGCGACTACACCTTCACGGCGCTGGACGCGGGCCAGCATGTCTTCAACGTGATGTTCGCCCGGGCCCAGTCGACGGTCCTGACCGCCACTGACACGCAGCAGCCCACGTTGACGGGAGCGGAGTCGGTGTCCGTGGGAGCAGGTCCCCTCTTCGCGCTGAGCGTGGCCCCCGTGGCGGCCCCCGTGACGGCGGGAGAGCCCCAGTCCTTCCTGGTCAGCGCCAGGGACCGGTACGACAACCTCGTGCGGAGCTACGCGGGCACGGTGACGCCCACCACGACGGATTCCCGGGCCGTGGTGCCGAGCGCGCACACGTACGGCGCGGGAGATCAGGGCGCGTACAGCTTCTCCTTCACCCTGAAGACCGCGGGTGCGCAGACGGCCACCTTCACGGATGGGTCGCTCAACGTGTCCGCTCCCGTCACGGTGGTCCCGGGACCCGTCAACAAGCTGTCCTTCGTGGACAACGCGTTGACGGGCTTCGCCCGGCAGGTGCTGGCTCCCGTGCGCGTGGTGGTGGAGGACGCGTTTGGCAACCGGGTGACGGTGAATCCTCCCGCCGTGACGCTCACGCTCTATGGCGGGGGCGTACTGAGCGGGACCACCACGCTCACGCCGGTCGCGGGCGTGGCGGAGTTCACCACGCTCTCGGTGGCGGACGAGGGGGCGTACGTCCTCAACGCCACGGTGGCCCTCCCGGATGTGTCCATCGCGTCGGTCGCGCTGAACATCAGTGACAATCAAGCCCCCTCGGGCGTGGCCTCGCTCGAGGCCACTGTGCTGGGCGGAGGCGTCGTGCGCCTGCGCTGGCTGGCCACGGGCGACGACGGCATGCAGGGGCAGGCGGCGTCCTACGAGCTGCGCTACAGCGAAACACCCATCACCGAGGCCAACCTGCCGTCGGCCACGTCCGTGCCCACCGGTACGCCGGGCCTGCCTGGAGCGCAGGAGCAGGTGGAGGTCCCGAATCTGGTGGAAGGACAGACGTACCACTTCGCCATCCGGGTGATGGACGGCGCGGGGAACACCAGTGTGTTGACGAGCACGTCCGTGCGCCTGCCAAGTGTCTGCGACAATCATGTCTGCGCGCCCCAGGCGGCCACGTGCTCGGCGAGTGGGGTGGAGCGGGTGACGTACGCGGCCAGCTGTGTGGTGGTCTCGGGGAGTCCGACGTGCGAGTACACGCCCACCTCGACGCCCTGCATGGGCGTGAATGGCGTGTGCTTCCAGGGGACGTGCGGCACGGCGGCCGCGCCCGCGGTGGGCCAGCTCGCCATCAGCGAGGTGATGTCCTCGCCCAGCGCTGGCACGACGAAGTACATCGAGCTGACCAGCACCAGCGACCAGATGCTCAACATCAACGGGCTCTCCCTCATGTACACGGGGGCGAGCACGGGCACGGTCTCCGTGGACAAGGGCGCGGGCGCGGCAGTGGTGCTGCCGCCGCGGGGCACCTATGTGCTGGCGAGCAACGCGGATACCGCCACCAATGGTGGAGTGGCCGCGGACCTCGGCTACGGAGCCACGTTGGACCTGGGGGCCTCGGGGCAACTGTCGCTTCGAGTCAATGGCGTGCCGCTCGACGACATCACGTATGACGCCACGTTCCCGCAGGTGCCGGGACGCTCGATGAACCTGTCGTCGGCCATCGTGGGGACCAGCGCGAGCCGCCATGCCTGGTACTGGTGCGCTTCCAGCGCGGTGCTGTCGGGTGGGGACCGGGGCTCACCGGGGCTTCCCAACGAGACGTGTGGCGTGGCCATCCCGGCGTCGGTGGACTTCTGCGCCATCCACTCGCCCAAGTTGTTCCCGACCGCCATCCTGGCGGAGTCCTCCAACCCGGTGTTGGGCCGCGTCCGCGCGACGGAAGTGACGACGCGGAACACCGCGGGCAATGACTCCTTCCCATACCTCGTCGCGGAGCTGGGGTTCGGTGAGGCCGTCCTCGAGCCGACGGATTGGACGTGGGTGTCCGCCATCCCGAACGCGAGCTATGCCGCGGCGGGCGGAGCCGAGGACGAGGTGACCGCGATGCTCCAGATTCCCATCCAGGGCAGCTATCGCTACGGCTTCCGCTTCCGCTTCACGCAAGGGCCCGCGAGCGCGCAGCAGTGGGTGTACTGCGACCAGAATGGCAAGGTCCCGGAAGGGGGCCCCGCGACCTACGGGACGGTGACGGTGAACCCCGCGTTCCCGGTGGCGAACCACGTGGTCATCAGCGAAATCAGCACCCATTCCAGCGCGTCGCAGCAGAACGACTTCGTCGAGCTCTACAACCCGACGAATCAAGACGTGAACCTGGGGGGCTTGATGCTGCAGTACAAGGCGGCGACGAGCGGCAGCTTCGGGAACACCTTCACCATTCCCGCGGGAAAGCTCATCCGCGCCCGGGGATACTTCCTCATCGGGGTGAACTCCTATTCGGGTTCGGTGGCCGCGGATGCGACCTGGACCACGGGGGGGGTGGACCTGGTGGGAAGCGCGACGGGTGGCGGCCATGTCCGCTTCGGCCAGACGCTGACCGGGACGGCCGTCGTGCTGGACACGGTGGGGTGGGGGACCGCGAACGTGCCGGAGGGGACCGCCGCTCCGCGACAGACGGACTCGAACGGCAGCATCGAGCGCAAGGCGCGGCCGACGTCGACCACGGCCACGATGGCGGCGACCGGCGCCGACGCGCTTCGCGGCAATGGCTCCGATACCGATAACAACTCAAGTGATTTCGTGACCCGAGCCACCCGGCAGCCGCAGAACTCCTCGAGCCTGGTCGAGGTGCCGTAA